Proteins encoded by one window of Nisaea sediminum:
- a CDS encoding BMP family ABC transporter substrate-binding protein — MIKNIMRALLGGAGMAAVLAAGVASPAAKAEELKVGFVYVGPVGDHGWTYRHDIGRQAIEKELAGKATTSFVENVQEGPDAERVLRQLASDGHKLIFTTSFGFMNPTVKVAKKFPDVKFEHATGYKRDDNVSTYAARFYEGRYVAGLIAGKMTKSGVIGYVGSFPIPEVVRGINAFTIALRSVNPTAEVKVVWVNSWYDPAKEGDAAKALIDQGADIILQHTDSPAPLQVAEARGVHGFGQASDMTKFAPKAQLSAIIDNWDFYYVARAKAVLDGTWKSEDTWGGIKSGMVEMAPFNSVIPADVQKLANDAIEGQKNGSIFAFAGPIKDQSGAVKVAAGEKLDDGALLGMDWYVEGVQGSLPK, encoded by the coding sequence ATGATAAAAAACATCATGCGCGCCCTTCTCGGCGGAGCCGGTATGGCGGCGGTGCTGGCTGCAGGTGTAGCGTCCCCGGCCGCGAAGGCAGAAGAACTGAAGGTCGGCTTCGTCTATGTCGGCCCGGTCGGAGATCACGGCTGGACCTACCGGCACGACATCGGCCGCCAGGCGATCGAAAAGGAACTCGCCGGCAAGGCGACCACGAGTTTCGTCGAGAATGTTCAGGAAGGCCCGGACGCCGAACGCGTTCTCCGTCAGCTCGCGAGCGACGGCCACAAGCTGATCTTCACCACTTCCTTCGGCTTCATGAACCCGACCGTCAAGGTTGCCAAGAAGTTCCCGGACGTGAAGTTCGAGCACGCGACGGGCTACAAGCGCGATGACAACGTCTCGACCTATGCCGCCCGCTTCTATGAAGGTCGCTACGTCGCGGGACTGATCGCAGGCAAGATGACCAAGTCCGGCGTGATCGGCTATGTCGGCTCCTTCCCGATTCCGGAAGTCGTGCGCGGCATCAACGCCTTCACCATCGCACTGCGCTCGGTCAACCCGACCGCCGAAGTGAAAGTCGTCTGGGTCAATTCCTGGTACGATCCGGCCAAGGAAGGCGATGCTGCCAAAGCTCTGATCGACCAAGGCGCGGACATCATCCTGCAGCACACCGATTCCCCGGCCCCGCTGCAGGTGGCCGAGGCGCGCGGCGTCCACGGCTTCGGCCAAGCTTCCGACATGACGAAGTTCGCCCCCAAGGCCCAGCTTTCCGCGATCATCGACAATTGGGATTTCTATTACGTCGCCCGCGCCAAGGCGGTTCTCGACGGCACGTGGAAGTCCGAAGACACCTGGGGCGGCATCAAGTCCGGCATGGTCGAGATGGCGCCATTCAATTCCGTCATCCCGGCGGACGTGCAGAAACTCGCCAACGATGCGATCGAAGGCCAGAAGAACGGCTCGATCTTCGCCTTTGCCGGCCCGATCAAGGATCAGAGCGGAGCCGTGAAGGTTGCGGCCGGCGAAAAGCTGGACGACGGCGCACTGCTCGGCATGGACTGGTATGTCGAGGGCGTTCAGGGCTCGCTGCCGAAGTAA
- a CDS encoding cold-shock protein, whose protein sequence is MPTGTVKFFKTDKGYGFITPEDGSRDVFVHVSAVQNSGLATISEGQKLNFEVQEDARGPKAVNLSTAD, encoded by the coding sequence ATGCCGACGGGTACAGTGAAGTTCTTCAAGACGGACAAGGGCTACGGGTTCATCACGCCGGAAGACGGTTCGCGTGATGTGTTCGTGCATGTGTCAGCGGTTCAGAATTCGGGTCTTGCCACCATTTCCGAGGGTCAGAAATTGAACTTCGAGGTGCAGGAAGACGCGCGGGGACCAAAAGCGGTCAATCTTTCGACCGCCGACTGA
- a CDS encoding putative sugar O-methyltransferase translates to MSFYTEARLKSLQTATLFQKTKDLQVQDYTALIEAVLADPTNNFIRSRLFETLGNVMQMALHRMGAVFQTAGDIPGIVEELLPNKPEGQAPVDPDIMPAVRAYFAAFDQAQDKNAVANPHWNEARAIVREIVSKFVDPRSVVYYAQSRASGFDHRMLDSESAKFVVERKMSALAASTGVMPLFIDEIAESPYSVPQSLFNVNGTNFSNSILWHARFFISIWKGLADRRDVSVLEIGGGYGGLARLMLRSGKVKRYVIVDLPESLVSSYCFLKLNFPHLSIALAPTRDAVRSGMDADVLLVPSNYVEELSGQSFDIAINTGSFQEMPRQVAERFVTFLEKSINLKYMYSVNYTMLQRFTYSETRQVDESEENLVAPVFDACWMPQQFCLNPPDISVETPRNWLEVFLERDSNSAGRLFQIPEEKFTQDWFCAIWSNLWKAPSPELVELYFEGIRKLFDGETGIDYYREPTDSFDRIGEVIYWRRYRDGLKG, encoded by the coding sequence ATGAGTTTTTATACGGAAGCCCGCCTGAAGAGCCTTCAGACCGCAACACTGTTCCAAAAGACGAAAGACCTGCAGGTTCAAGACTACACGGCTTTGATCGAGGCCGTTCTCGCCGATCCGACGAACAACTTCATCAGATCCCGGCTTTTCGAGACATTGGGCAACGTCATGCAAATGGCGTTGCATAGGATGGGAGCCGTCTTTCAGACAGCCGGCGATATTCCGGGCATTGTCGAGGAACTGCTTCCGAACAAGCCGGAGGGACAGGCGCCGGTCGATCCGGACATCATGCCGGCGGTCCGGGCCTATTTCGCAGCGTTTGACCAAGCTCAGGACAAGAATGCGGTGGCCAATCCGCATTGGAACGAAGCCCGAGCAATCGTTCGGGAGATCGTTTCGAAGTTCGTGGATCCCCGGTCGGTCGTATATTATGCGCAGAGTCGGGCGAGTGGATTTGACCACCGCATGTTGGATAGTGAGTCGGCCAAATTCGTCGTCGAGCGAAAAATGAGCGCGCTCGCGGCGTCCACGGGCGTGATGCCACTTTTCATCGATGAAATCGCCGAGTCGCCCTACAGCGTTCCGCAGAGCCTCTTCAATGTTAACGGCACGAACTTCAGCAACAGCATCCTTTGGCACGCGCGTTTTTTCATCAGCATCTGGAAAGGCCTGGCGGACAGAAGGGATGTTTCTGTCCTCGAGATCGGCGGTGGCTATGGCGGACTGGCCAGGCTGATGCTCCGCTCCGGGAAAGTGAAGCGGTATGTGATCGTCGATCTTCCCGAATCTCTGGTCTCTTCCTACTGTTTCCTGAAGCTGAACTTTCCGCACCTTTCGATCGCGCTTGCACCTACCCGAGACGCAGTGCGCTCCGGCATGGATGCCGATGTGTTGCTGGTGCCGAGCAACTATGTCGAGGAACTGTCGGGACAGTCTTTCGACATCGCCATCAATACCGGCAGCTTCCAGGAAATGCCGCGGCAGGTCGCCGAACGCTTTGTCACATTTCTCGAGAAATCCATAAATCTCAAATATATGTACAGCGTGAACTATACGATGCTGCAGCGATTTACATATTCCGAGACCCGGCAAGTAGACGAATCCGAGGAGAACCTGGTTGCGCCGGTTTTCGACGCATGCTGGATGCCACAGCAGTTCTGCCTGAATCCACCGGATATCTCCGTCGAAACGCCACGCAACTGGCTGGAGGTATTTCTGGAGCGTGACAGCAATTCTGCCGGACGTCTCTTTCAGATACCTGAAGAGAAGTTCACCCAGGACTGGTTCTGCGCAATCTGGTCCAACCTCTGGAAGGCGCCGTCCCCGGAGCTGGTCGAACTCTATTTCGAGGGCATTCGGAAGCTGTTCGACGGTGAAACCGGGATCGACTATTACCGCGAACCGACGGATAGCTTCGATAGGATCGGCGAGGTCATTTATTGGCGGCGATACCGCGACGGTCTGAAGGGCTGA
- a CDS encoding Crp/Fnr family transcriptional regulator has protein sequence MSTINRSLAASTLLQGLPPEKIADLDKRCRWRNFEADQVIINLDDESTDVYFIIWGDVRVTVFSETGKTVIIQDLKTGHHFGEFSAIDGGRRSASIVALSRTVVAVLPAEAFRDLLMEFPELSQTVMRRMVGSLRNLVERVVEFSTLGVRNRIHAELLRLARAGRIVENTGRISPPPTHAEIAARISTHREAVTRELKALERSDLLERTRGAYVVKDLAELKRMVDDARAGREGS, from the coding sequence GTGTCGACCATCAATCGCAGCCTTGCGGCAAGCACATTGCTGCAGGGTCTGCCGCCAGAGAAAATTGCCGATCTCGACAAGAGGTGCCGCTGGCGCAATTTCGAGGCCGATCAGGTCATCATCAATCTCGACGATGAATCGACGGATGTCTATTTCATCATCTGGGGTGATGTCCGGGTCACCGTATTCTCGGAAACCGGCAAGACCGTGATCATTCAGGACCTGAAGACCGGCCACCATTTCGGCGAGTTCTCGGCGATCGACGGTGGGCGGCGCTCTGCCAGCATTGTCGCCTTGAGCCGTACCGTTGTGGCGGTCCTGCCGGCGGAAGCCTTCCGGGATCTGCTGATGGAGTTTCCGGAACTCTCCCAGACGGTGATGCGGCGGATGGTCGGTTCGCTGCGCAATCTGGTCGAACGCGTGGTCGAGTTCAGCACTCTCGGGGTCAGAAACCGGATCCATGCCGAACTCCTGCGGCTGGCGCGGGCCGGGAGGATCGTCGAGAATACCGGCCGGATATCGCCGCCGCCAACCCATGCCGAGATCGCGGCCCGGATCAGTACGCATCGCGAGGCGGTGACGCGGGAGTTGAAGGCGCTGGAGCGAAGCGACCTGCTGGAGCGCACCCGCGGTGCCTATGTCGTAAAGGACCTCGCGGAGCTTAAGCGCATGGTCGATGATGCCCGAGCGGGACGGGAAGGATCCTGA
- a CDS encoding bifunctional acetate--CoA ligase family protein/GNAT family N-acetyltransferase produces MSIRNLDKLFNPKSVAIIGASNRDQSVGKVLSRNLLGDTFNGPVLPVNPHENAIGSTLCYRSIGSLPIVPDLAVICTPAVTVPTVLEELAANGTRAAVVVTAGFGEADGEGADLAQEIRRIKSQYPLRVVGPNCVGIMVPTIGLNASFLHIQPPAGNLAFVTQSGAVASAVVDHAAHHNIGFSHVVSLGNMTDVDFGDMLDYLVADPNTKAILLYIESISSPRKFMSAARAAARNKPVIAIKSGRNAAAAKAAASHTGALAGSDEVYHAAFRRAGILRVYDLLELFDAVNTLGTGLKAASDRLAIVTNGGGLGVLATETLIEQGGRLAELAPETVAALNAKLPHTWSRGNPVDIIGDAPPERYEAALEEVVKDPNVDAVLVLNCPTAIADSVKAAEKVREVIAKKPRVPILTNWVGEGAQEEAKKAFYAASVPSYNTPNQAVTGFMHLVRYKRRRDLLMQTPPSLPEGYHPETEKARAIIESALAEKREWLSEPEAKDLLDCYGIPVVETLIAKNPEEAGLAAVELGNHVVLKILSHDITHKSDVGGVRLDLTGRQQVVNAAEEMLRTVKSVNPEARIEGFAVQRMATMPHAEELIIGISTDEIFGPVILFGKGGVEVEVAKDSSVALPPLNIPLAQDLVQRTRVWSLLQGYRNRPPAAVEELVSALVKLSQIAMDFPEIRELDVNPLYINDRGILALDARVRVQNAVDAVPVAIEPYPKHLERHISLDSGLALNVRPIRPEDEPALLQLIEKSSLDDLRRRFFAPIKTLPHETAARLTQIDYDREMALVAENHGEILGVARLTADPHFETCEFAALVRTDQQGQGLGRRLMGDLIRHAHSRGLQKMIGYVMAENKGMLALCRDLGFTETASPDDVGTRLVTLDIAK; encoded by the coding sequence ATGTCAATCAGGAACCTGGATAAGCTCTTCAACCCGAAATCGGTCGCGATCATCGGGGCGAGCAACCGGGATCAGTCGGTCGGAAAGGTGCTTTCGCGCAACCTTCTCGGCGATACCTTCAATGGGCCGGTGCTGCCGGTAAATCCGCACGAGAACGCGATCGGGTCGACGCTTTGCTACAGAAGCATCGGCTCGCTGCCGATAGTGCCGGATCTCGCTGTGATCTGCACGCCGGCGGTGACCGTGCCGACTGTTCTGGAGGAACTGGCGGCGAATGGCACGCGGGCCGCGGTCGTCGTGACCGCAGGCTTCGGCGAGGCGGACGGCGAGGGGGCCGATCTCGCGCAGGAGATCAGGCGGATCAAGTCGCAATATCCGCTCCGGGTGGTCGGGCCGAACTGCGTCGGCATCATGGTGCCGACGATCGGTCTCAATGCCTCGTTCCTCCATATCCAGCCACCTGCGGGGAACCTTGCCTTCGTGACCCAGAGCGGGGCTGTTGCCTCGGCCGTGGTGGATCATGCGGCGCATCACAATATCGGCTTCAGCCACGTCGTCTCGCTCGGGAACATGACCGATGTCGATTTCGGCGACATGCTGGATTATCTCGTCGCCGATCCGAACACAAAGGCGATCCTGCTTTATATCGAGTCCATCAGCAGCCCACGGAAGTTCATGTCCGCGGCGCGCGCGGCGGCACGCAACAAGCCGGTGATCGCGATCAAGTCGGGCCGCAACGCGGCGGCCGCGAAGGCCGCGGCCTCGCATACGGGGGCGCTTGCCGGTTCCGATGAAGTCTATCACGCCGCCTTCCGGCGCGCCGGCATCCTCCGGGTGTACGATCTGCTGGAGCTGTTCGACGCGGTGAACACGCTCGGCACCGGTCTGAAGGCGGCAAGCGACAGGCTCGCCATCGTCACGAACGGCGGTGGGCTCGGCGTGCTGGCGACGGAAACCCTAATCGAGCAAGGGGGGCGGCTGGCTGAGCTGGCGCCGGAAACGGTCGCGGCGCTCAACGCGAAGCTCCCCCACACCTGGTCGCGCGGCAATCCGGTCGACATCATCGGCGACGCCCCGCCGGAACGCTACGAGGCGGCGCTCGAGGAGGTGGTGAAGGATCCCAATGTCGACGCCGTGCTGGTGCTGAACTGCCCGACTGCGATTGCCGACAGTGTGAAGGCGGCGGAAAAGGTGCGGGAGGTTATCGCCAAGAAGCCCCGGGTGCCGATCCTGACGAACTGGGTTGGCGAGGGGGCGCAGGAGGAGGCGAAGAAGGCCTTCTATGCCGCCTCCGTGCCGTCCTACAACACGCCGAACCAGGCGGTGACCGGCTTCATGCACCTGGTACGCTACAAGCGCCGCCGCGATCTGCTCATGCAAACCCCGCCCTCTCTGCCGGAAGGCTATCACCCGGAGACGGAGAAGGCGCGCGCCATCATCGAGAGCGCGCTGGCGGAGAAGCGCGAGTGGCTGAGCGAACCGGAGGCGAAGGATCTGCTCGATTGCTACGGCATTCCCGTCGTCGAGACGCTGATCGCCAAGAACCCGGAGGAGGCCGGTCTCGCCGCCGTCGAACTCGGCAATCACGTGGTGCTGAAGATCCTCAGCCATGACATCACCCACAAGAGCGACGTCGGCGGCGTCCGCCTCGACCTGACCGGACGTCAGCAGGTGGTCAACGCGGCCGAGGAAATGCTGCGCACGGTGAAATCGGTCAATCCGGAAGCCCGGATCGAAGGCTTCGCGGTGCAGCGCATGGCTACCATGCCGCATGCCGAGGAACTGATCATCGGCATTTCGACCGACGAGATCTTCGGTCCGGTGATTCTGTTCGGCAAGGGCGGCGTGGAGGTCGAGGTCGCGAAGGACAGCTCCGTCGCGTTGCCGCCGCTGAATATCCCTCTCGCGCAGGATCTGGTGCAGCGTACCCGGGTCTGGTCGCTGCTGCAGGGCTACCGCAACCGCCCGCCGGCCGCCGTCGAGGAACTGGTCTCCGCGCTGGTGAAGCTGTCGCAGATCGCGATGGATTTCCCGGAGATCCGCGAGCTCGACGTCAATCCGCTCTATATCAACGACCGCGGCATCCTCGCGCTCGACGCGCGGGTGCGGGTGCAGAACGCAGTGGATGCGGTGCCGGTCGCCATCGAGCCCTATCCGAAACATCTGGAACGCCATATCAGCCTCGACAGCGGCCTCGCGCTCAATGTCCGCCCGATCCGCCCGGAGGACGAGCCGGCGCTGCTGCAGCTGATCGAGAAAAGCTCGCTCGACGATCTGCGCCGCCGCTTCTTCGCGCCGATCAAGACGCTGCCGCACGAGACAGCGGCGCGGCTGACGCAGATTGACTATGACCGGGAAATGGCGCTGGTGGCGGAGAACCACGGCGAGATCCTCGGTGTCGCGCGCCTGACCGCCGATCCGCATTTCGAGACCTGCGAGTTCGCCGCGCTTGTGCGAACCGACCAGCAGGGCCAGGGCCTCGGACGGCGCCTGATGGGCGACCTGATCCGGCACGCCCATTCGCGCGGGTTGCAGAAAATGATCGGCTACGTCATGGCGGAGAACAAGGGCATGCTGGCGCTCTGCCGCGATCTCGGCTTCACCGAGACCGCCTCGCCGGACGATGTCGGCACCCGTCTCGTCACCCTCGATATCGCCAAGTAG
- a CDS encoding RluA family pseudouridine synthase → MTPEEIQNRVLHRDGLILVVDKPAGLPVHAGPGGGDNLEAHFKHLQYGLRHVPALGHRLDRDTSGCLVLGRHPKALKKLGKLFREGLVEKTYWALTRKVPEPREGRIGLALRKISDKGKGWRMLVDPEGQASVTDYRVLASADGLCLIECHPRTGRTHQIRVHLAAIGCPIIGDAAYGERRPGEQLQLHSRSLTLPMQQSKSPVHVEAPAPAHMAPYLKELGFDPEAVSPSDRRGIAANK, encoded by the coding sequence ATGACACCAGAGGAGATCCAGAACCGCGTTCTGCACCGCGACGGCCTGATCCTCGTCGTGGACAAACCGGCCGGCCTTCCGGTCCATGCCGGTCCCGGCGGCGGCGACAATCTCGAGGCCCATTTCAAGCATCTGCAATACGGCCTGAGGCACGTCCCCGCGCTGGGGCATAGACTCGATCGCGACACGAGCGGCTGTCTGGTGCTTGGCCGACACCCGAAGGCGCTGAAGAAGCTCGGAAAATTGTTCCGTGAGGGTCTCGTCGAAAAGACCTATTGGGCTCTCACGCGCAAGGTCCCGGAGCCGCGAGAAGGGCGCATCGGGCTCGCGCTCAGAAAGATCTCCGACAAAGGCAAAGGCTGGCGCATGCTCGTAGATCCGGAAGGACAGGCCAGCGTCACCGACTACCGCGTGTTGGCCTCGGCCGACGGGCTATGCCTGATCGAATGCCATCCCCGGACCGGTCGCACGCATCAAATCCGCGTCCATCTCGCCGCGATCGGCTGCCCGATCATCGGCGATGCCGCCTATGGCGAGCGAAGACCTGGCGAGCAGCTCCAGTTGCACTCCCGCAGCCTTACCCTCCCAATGCAGCAGAGCAAGTCGCCGGTCCATGTGGAAGCTCCAGCGCCAGCTCATATGGCCCCCTACCTGAAGGAATTAGGCTTTGATCCCGAGGCCGTCAGCCCTTCAGACCGTCGCGGTATCGCCGCCAATAAATGA
- a CDS encoding HAD family hydrolase, whose protein sequence is MELTTLGFDADDTLWENERFFKLTQERFTELLADFADPDHLSDRLLAAERRNLRIYGFGIKGFTLSMVETAIEVTEERVPAHVIEKILAAGREMHAHPVETLPHVRETLEQLAPSYRMILITKGDLFDQERKLAASGLGELFDGIEIVSDKTVKTYERVFSDYGDGPAQAMMIGNSLKSDIVPAIEAGSWGVYIPHELSWDLEHADEPADAERFQRLKHVGELPGFLRGLGDRSGRAAVPPQF, encoded by the coding sequence ATGGAACTGACGACACTCGGCTTCGATGCCGACGACACGCTCTGGGAGAACGAGCGTTTCTTCAAGCTGACGCAGGAGCGTTTCACCGAGCTTCTGGCGGATTTCGCCGACCCGGATCATCTCTCCGACCGTCTGCTGGCTGCGGAGAGGCGCAATCTCAGGATCTACGGGTTCGGTATCAAGGGCTTCACCTTGTCCATGGTCGAGACCGCGATCGAGGTGACTGAGGAACGGGTCCCGGCTCATGTGATCGAGAAAATCCTTGCCGCCGGCCGTGAGATGCACGCCCATCCGGTCGAGACCCTGCCGCATGTTCGCGAGACGCTGGAGCAGCTGGCTCCGTCCTACCGCATGATCCTGATCACCAAGGGGGATCTCTTCGACCAGGAGCGCAAGCTCGCGGCCTCGGGGCTCGGCGAGCTATTCGATGGCATCGAGATCGTCAGCGACAAGACGGTCAAAACCTATGAGAGAGTTTTCTCGGATTATGGCGATGGCCCCGCGCAGGCGATGATGATAGGGAATTCTCTCAAGTCGGATATTGTGCCGGCAATCGAAGCGGGAAGCTGGGGAGTCTATATTCCGCACGAGCTGTCCTGGGATCTCGAGCACGCGGACGAACCGGCCGACGCAGAGAGGTTTCAGCGTCTCAAGCACGTTGGCGAATTGCCCGGTTTCCTTCGCGGACTCGGCGACCGCTCCGGTCGCGCCGCGGTTCCTCCGCAGTTCTGA
- a CDS encoding LysR substrate-binding domain-containing protein, protein MDRFRELQVFVKVAEEGGFAAAARALAMSPPAVTRAVSALEERLQSRLLVRTTRTLRLTESGQRLLTDGRSVLAQLEEAEDLARGARRIPRGHLRVTAPALFGCYVVAPLLGSFLGEHEEVTAETLFVDRVVNVIEEGLDVAIRIGELPDSSLTAIRVGSVCRVVAGAPTYFETHGVPEHPRDLVSHRLINPLAFGGKIAWTFRDGGRDLLVEASSRLTLNTNDAILELMRSGWGISRLLSYQVAPSEAQGTLRTVLDDFRPVPVPVHVVHPEGRIASAKVRAFVDFMVEELRQNEILRRQG, encoded by the coding sequence ATGGATCGTTTTCGCGAGTTGCAGGTCTTTGTCAAAGTCGCCGAGGAGGGCGGGTTTGCCGCCGCGGCCCGCGCGTTGGCGATGTCGCCGCCGGCGGTCACGCGCGCTGTATCGGCGCTCGAGGAAAGGCTTCAGTCGCGCTTGCTCGTACGCACCACACGGACGCTTCGTCTGACGGAAAGCGGGCAGCGTCTGCTGACGGACGGCCGATCCGTACTTGCGCAGCTCGAGGAGGCCGAGGATCTGGCCCGCGGCGCCCGGCGGATCCCGCGCGGCCATCTGAGGGTGACGGCTCCCGCTCTGTTCGGCTGTTACGTCGTCGCCCCGTTGCTCGGCTCCTTCCTCGGCGAACATGAAGAGGTCACGGCGGAAACGCTCTTCGTCGATCGGGTGGTGAATGTCATCGAGGAGGGGCTGGACGTCGCGATCCGGATCGGAGAGCTGCCGGATTCCTCCCTGACCGCGATCCGTGTCGGAAGCGTCTGCCGTGTCGTCGCCGGTGCGCCCACCTATTTTGAGACGCATGGTGTACCGGAGCATCCTCGCGATCTGGTGTCACATCGGCTGATCAATCCGCTGGCCTTCGGTGGGAAAATCGCCTGGACCTTCCGGGATGGTGGCCGGGATCTCCTCGTAGAAGCGTCGTCGCGGCTGACACTCAATACCAACGATGCGATCCTTGAACTGATGCGGTCCGGATGGGGGATATCGCGGCTGCTTTCCTATCAGGTGGCCCCGAGCGAGGCGCAAGGCACGTTGCGGACGGTGCTCGACGACTTTCGTCCGGTGCCCGTTCCCGTGCATGTCGTGCATCCGGAGGGACGCATAGCCTCGGCGAAAGTGCGCGCCTTCGTCGATTTCATGGTTGAGGAATTGCGCCAGAATGAGATTCTGAGGCGCCAGGGGTGA